cagactgccctctcacgcgttacggcggggccacgggaaacgcgttagcttacttccgtgaccccgcctgcgtttaGCCTTTACGGCCCTCAAAATTCTAAGGCGTGGGGAGAAGGGCAGCAGcgaattgccgcctccttctccccactcttctctgtcggagcgggggcgctaggggatccccttcgcgctcccgctccctctcctccttctgcgacatGACTaattcgcagaaggaggaaaccgcgttccaagacctctcacttcccaacatggcgcgtacgacgccgggaagtgagaggtcgccgcctatcgccgccaccagggtgcggcgctcttctctccaggcgcagcacacttcgagtgtgtgctgcgccgtatcctcGCTGGCGCCGCACCCGTGGCAGCGCATCGTCACCtcccttccgatccgacaCAGGTACCGTCCGAAGCAACCATGCccggacagcacctgtgtcagtcggaaggtgagggagccgtggctcctcccacaccactccgggagctgcgggcgtatggcctctatggtgcgcACGCCATATTTGGCGTGCGCTAGGCCTCTCGCCCACAGCTCCACGGTCGTCCTTCTCCTCGCCTCCCGGGCGCGGGAGAGCTCCTCGGGAaccggggcttcgccccgagctcttTGTCTAGCCCGCGCCCAGTAGGCTTCGGCCAGCACTCCCGCCTCGATCTCCCACGGAGGGGTGCCGGCCAAAACGCAGGCCGCCGCGTGGCCTACCGTTCGGTAGGCCCGGCACGCACGCGCCGCAACAATGcgttgcggcctgcggaggagggccctgttcgGTGCATTTAGGGCACGAGCCCATATCGGTGcaccgtacagggccatactCTTGACGACCGTGGTGTACAGCATCCTCGCATGTACACCCGGACCGCTGAGGTTAGGGAGGAGCCTCGCCAGGGCTGAGGCCGCGCCCACAAGCCGGGGGGTCAGCGCTCGGAAGTGGTCACCGAAGCGCCAACCCCCGTCGAGGACAAGACCCAGATATTTTATCCGGGCCTTGACCCCGACTTCCTCTCCGTTGACCCGGAGGGTGGCCCCCGCAGGTACCCTCCACCGAGGCCCTTTAAAACAGAGGGCCTCGGTCTTGCTGAGGGCCACTCGGAGGCCTAGTGCCTCGATCCTCCGGGTCAATAATGTGGCTCCGGCCTCAGCCCTTCTCACTAGACGgctccaggtggtgtcccggacggctacCAGCGTGTCATCTGCGTAGCAGATGACCGCCATCCGGGACAGCACCtctccgcggatggcccagtcatACCCGATGTTCCATAACAGGGGCCCTAGTACggacccctgtggaacaccggaggccatccgccttTCCTCTCTCCCGGTtctccccatgtaggacactacccgcccttgcaggtagtgtcccacGACTCTCCGCAGGTAGAGGGGCACTCCGTGATATCGGAGCGCCTCCTCTATTACCGCaaaggggagggagccgaaggcgttggcgatgtcTAATGACACCGCCATGGCTCCCTGCCCCTTTTGGGCCGCTTCGTCGGTGAACTTCTTCAGGGCGGCCAGGGCGTCCAAGGTGGATCGTCCTGACCGGAACCCGAATTGGTTCACCGAGAGCTGCGGCCCGTCCCTCTCTagatgctggatgatccgGGCAGCTATAACTCGCTCTAGTAGCTTCCcggcctcatccagcatcactAGTGGGCGGTATCCCGACGGAGAGTCCGCGGGGCGGCCTTCTTTCCTGATCAGGACCAGccgcccctccttccacacctCAGGGAAGTGCCCCGCTGCCAAGCAGTCCTCGAAGAGGCAGCGTAGGCGGTCCCCGAGGTGCTTCAGCGCGATGGGGAGAACCTTCCCCGGGACCCCATCCGGTCCCGGGGCCTTCCGCGGGCCTTGGAGCCGGCGGGCCGCCCCTAGCATTTCCTCCTCGCTTATCGGAGGAGGATTAGGGACGGCGGCGTCGTCCTCGTCGTCAGTCCTCTGTTGCGACATGCGCGGTGGCTCGAATGGGGGGCTGTCTGGAAATAGCCCCTCTACCACCGCGCTGAGGACGGCCGGCTCCATGGCCTCCGTGGGGGGCGCCGTTTTGAATTTGGCCCGTACCATCCGGTacgggcgcccccacgggtccGCGTCCAGGGCCGCCAAGAACTCCGAGTATGCAGCGTCCTTGGCGGCCCCTATGGCGGCTTGGAGCGCCTTCTTGGCCAAACGCATTTCGGCGTGAAGGCGCTCCAGCTCGCCCGGCTCCCGATGCCGACGTCTTCGGCACCGGGAGAGTGCACGGCGGGCAGCGTTGCTGGTGGCACGCAGGGCCGCGAGATCCCgcgaccaccagtacacccCCTCTCGGGGCGTGAGGCGTCGAGCCCTAGGCATTGCCGAGTCGCATACAGCTGTCAAGTCCCGACGGAACCTGGCAGCCCTTTCTCCGACCCCCAGGGATTGAGGGGGGTCGGAGGCCCACGAACAAACAATAGCGGCCTCCTCTGCCAGGTCTTCGTCGAGACGTGACAGCTGCCACCCAGGGAAGACGCCCCTGCCGCCCGCCGTGCGGGTTTGACGCCCAGGGGGCGCTGTGGAGACCCTGAACCTGATGTACAGGTGATCTGACAGGGTCTCCACATCCTCCAGGACGCGCCAACACGAGATGCGCGCGCCGATGCTGGGGGTGGCAAACGTCACGTCGACGACTGAGCCACCCCGGGCGCGCACACATGTGAAGGCGCTGCCCCGGTTCTCCGGGACCAGGCCAATAGTGAGGGCCCAATCCCGAAGATGCGCCCCCTTGACGTCGGTGATGGGGGATCCCCAAGCCGCGCACTTAGCAttgaggtcccccatcacgatgacctgggcTGGCAATGCCCTCCGCACCACCAGCtccaggccatccaggaacctctcAAATTGTGAGAGGCTCCTGTTCGGGGAGAAGTAGACTCCGATGAGCACTACCTCTCCCCAGTTTGCCGCCACGTAACCCGCGCCCCTCTCCCTGAGAGAGAGGATTTGCGGGCCCGTTGGCGGCGCCACCATTCCGACCGAGCCCTCCGTGTCCCCGACCCAATGAGGCTGGGAAGGGATGAGGTAGGGCTCGGCCACGACCGCAACGGCAATTCTCCACTCCGCCAGGGCCTGCATGAGCAGGTCCTGTGCGCGGGCGGAGTGGTTGGCGTTGGTCTGCAGGAACTCTGTATGCAGGTGTCTGGGCATTTATGACACCTGCATACGTTCCTCTTCGGGCGGTTGCTGCGGCCCGGACGGCGGCTGCGCTCTTGGCGCAGGGGGAGGGCCGGTGGAGCGGGCCTTCCCCCTCATGGTGGGGGGGGTGCATTTAGCTCCCCCCATTACGTGGGCGTGCGGGCAGCCTGTCCTTTTGCACACGGCGCAGTTGACAGGCGCCTCGCACGCCGCCCTCTTGTGGCCCTCTTGGCCACATCGGAAGCAGAGGCGACCATCCTCCGCTTCCGACGGGCATAGGGCCCGGGTGTGGCCCAGCTGCATGCACTTAAAGCAGCGCAGCGGCCGGGCCCTTACCGCGGTGACGGTGGCCATACTCCACCCTATGGCCACCTTCCCTATCTGAGCGACAGCTTTCGCCGCCGCTGCCGGACATTTCACCAGGGTGGACCCCCCACCCCAGAAGCTGGGCCTGATTAGGCCCACTTTGACGGCCTCGGGGTGGCAGCCCCCGACTGTAGCCAATTTGGCTGCCACCTCCTCGCGCGTTATCGTCTCGTCCAAACCCGAGACCCGGAGGTCCGCGAGCTTGGACGGGCGCGCGATGTCCGCCCAGCTGCCGATGACCCTTGTCAATTCGGCAGCCAGGCGATCGGCCGTCTCCTCTGGGGTGTTCCCCCCCACCTCCATCAGCTTGGAGCCGGTCATACTTGTCCGTACTTTGACCGTCTCCAAGCCGAGGTCTCTGAGGCAGATTTCCGCCTTGGCCTTGGCCAAGACGTCGGTATATTTGGCCTCAGAGACCTGTCCTTCGGCGTTGGTGATCGTGGCCCCCGGTTTGAGGGTGACGGTGATGGCCGCCGTCTTGGGGGCCACGATCTTTACCGCTTTGGGGGGGGGGGCAGCCCGCTGCGTTCTTACAGGATGAACCTGTGCAGCGGGCGGGGCCCCAGCCGGAGCCTTCTTCTTTTTGGCGGCCTTTCGGCCGACCACTTTTGACCACTGGACCTCTTCGCCCCCGGATGTTTGGGGGGCGGGTTCAGTGGCTCCGGTTTTCGCCTTTGTGGCCTTCCCTGTGCTTCCTCCTCCGCCAGCAGATGGAGGGGGGGGAGGGGCGGCCGGTCCGGTTTTGCTGATTTTCCGCTTCGGTTTCGGTGCTGGACCGGCTTTGGCCACAGGGGCCTGGGCCGGTCGAACCTCCACGGTTTTGGTGGCACTTGCCACTAAATTGGGCCGGGCCAcagggcgcggcggcggcgggtggTGCCTGTCCGCCTGGAGAGGCGGTCTGACCACCGGCTCAGGGGGGAGACGCGTTTCTAGGTCTCCTAGGCGGGCATTGACCATCCCGCCTACGGACTCTAGAAGGTCGCGCCTCATTTCCTCGAGGGCGCCCCTGAGCACGGTTTCCACGCTCTCCTCCCGGGCCAGAGGAGTCTCCCTCGGAGTCGCGGCCGCTTTCTTCTGCGACTCCGAGTATGCTTCCTTAAACgcttttaactccgcgcggatgAGTTCGACTTCTCTCGCCAGTCTGGCGTTCTCCGCGCGGAGTCTGCGTTGTTCCTCTTGGGGGGTGATTGAGCGGAGCTCCTCCACCGCCTCAATCACCCCCTTTGTGGCCCGGTTTATCTGGCCCAATACGGTGCCCTTAATATTACCGCTTTTCTTCACCTCCCCCTGAATGGCGGCCACATTCAGGAGGGCTTTAGCGGCAAGGGCCTCAATAGTTGCCGCCGCCGGCTGGGAGCACCTCGGCTCCGATGGGTCCCTGGGCGGGAGGCAAGGAGGACGGTAGGGGGGGGGGTTCGAGCCGCCTGCTCCACTCTCCCTCTCCTCCGCCATCTGTGCTCTTGCCTCCTGTAGATAGGTGGTGTGGGCCCCTGGTCTTCTAGGACGGCCTCTTGCCGCCGTGGACACTTTCACGGCGACCGGGGTCGCCGCTTCGTCACCTTTGAGTGCCCTCTTTTTCGGCATTTTGGCCGCAAATCGGAGGACAATCCTCGGCGTCGTAGAGGCGGTCTTCTTCCCTTCCTCTGCGTCCTTTATTCCTTCGACGGTGCTATCCGAGTCTGAGGAAGATAGTCCGGATATCCCAGACATCCTGGAAATCTCGGACACCGATTGATGTTCGGCGTCGCTCGACTCATCTTCCTCTGCTTGGTCTTTCCCTGTCTTTTCTCCTCCTCTCTTTGTCCACTCTTTCCTTCCTTTCCTGATCGACAAATCCGATTCGCTTGCTAAGGTCAGTTCCGTTTTGCGTGCAGTGGTCGTGTGGCATCCTTTGGCCCCCCCAGAATACGAGGGCCGGCCAGAGGTCAGGTTGACCTCTGGGAGGGATTCTCCGCTGGCGTAGCCAGcggtaccctcctggggtaaTTCTGTTTTGGAGTCTGCCATTTCATTTTTGTCCGGCGTTGTCGGACACCGGAAGCCGCCTTTGTACTACAGGGTGAGGTCCCCTAGCCATGAAGCGCGGCCTTGAAGGCCGCCATACTCCGACCGAAGTCCACTGCCTTTTAACGTGTTGCCGCACGCCCTCGCCGATGTTCCGCAGGCCTGCCCGGTATGGGTGGCCCTATCCGGTATAGCCCTACGGAACATCCACCTCCTcctcagggtaattttttatagaggttttcttcctcgcggccccacgctcagtgcgcagagcccccgtttccgctcagtgcggacttacggtttacttggcgtccaccgatcataaagaccagtgggcgccaagtgtggtgttgccaccagggtaattttttatagaggttttcttcctcgcggccccacgctcagtgcgcagagcccccg
This sequence is a window from Papilio machaon chromosome 3, ilPapMach1.1, whole genome shotgun sequence. Protein-coding genes within it:
- the LOC123723523 gene encoding uncharacterized protein LOC123723523, with translation MADSKTELPQEGTAGYASGESLPEVNLTSGRPSYSGGAKGCHTTTARKTELTLASESDLSIRKGRKEWTKRGGEKTGKDQAEEDESSDAEHQSVSEISRMSGISGLSSSDSDSTVEGIKDAEEGKKTASTTPRIVLRFAAKMPKKRALKGDEAATPVAVKVSTAARGRPRRPGAHTTYLQEARAQMAEERESGAGGSNPPPYRPPCLPPRDPSEPRCSQPAAATIEALAAKALLNVAAIQGEVKKSGNIKGTVLGQINRATKGVIEAVEELRSITPQEEQRRLRAENARLAREVELIRAELKAFKEAYSESQKKAAATPRETPLAREESVETVLRGALEEMRRDLLESVGGMVNARLGDLETRLPPEPVVRPPLQADRHHPPPPRPVARPNLVASATKTVEVRPAQAPVAKAGPAPKPKRKISKTGPAAPPPPPSAGGGGSTGKATKAKTGATEPAPQTSGGEEVQWSKVVGRKAAKKKKAPAGAPPAAQVHPVRTQRAAPPPKAVKIVAPKTAAITVTLKPGATITNAEGQVSEAKYTDVLAKAKAEICLRDLGLETVKVRTSMTGSKLMEVGGNTPEETADRLAAELTRVIGSWADIARPSKLADLRVSGLDETITREEVAAKLATVGGCHPEAVKVGLIRPSFWGGGSTLVKCPAAAAKAVAQIGKVAIGWSMATVTAVRARPLRCFKCMQLGHTRALCPSEAEDGRLCFRCGQEGHKRAACEAPVNCAVCKRTGCPHAHVMGGAKCTPPTMRGKARSTGPPPAPRAQPPSGPQQPPEEERMQVS